Within Candidatus Saccharibacteria bacterium, the genomic segment AGCATACACCTTGACAAACATGTGGCCATAAGTTGCTTGAGTTGTTACGCCTTGAGCGCTACTGTGCTCAGCTGCTTCGCCCTGCCCATCACCTTGATTGGTTGCCATGTTAAACTATAATCTCCTCAATACTCTTCAGTGTTTCTTCGCGAGTAAAGAAGTCGCCCGGTATGCCGTTGTGCTTGGTCATGACATTCATGTTTTGTGAAAAATTGACTATGAGTTTTTTTGCTTTGGCGTAGTCGGCGCGGTCAGCTGGGGAAAGTTCGTTTTCACCAATGATAGCAATGATGCCTTTGAGCGACTCGTACTTCTGTAGCAGCCCCTGCACCTGCACACTGAGCATATAATGTCGCTCGCCAACAATTTCTGGCGTCAGAAGACTTGAGCTGCTAAGCGAGAGGTCAACTGCCGGACGAATACCTTGCTCGGCGACTTTTCTAGAAAGAACGATGATTGAGTCCATTTCGTGCTGAATAAATTGCACCGCAGGATCCGAAATATCATCTGCCGGAACATAGATTGTTTGCACTGAGGTTATTGAGCCGTTTTCGTTTGAACTCAAACGGTCTTGCAGAACTTTAACGTCTGAGAAGACCGTCGGTTCGTAGCCACCTTCGTTCGGTACTTGGTCGAGAATGGTGCTCAGTTCGTTACGCGCCTGTATATAGCGGAACATGTTGTCGGCAAAGAAGAGAATGTCCTGGTGCTGGTCGTCACGAAAATATTCGGCGGCGGCAGTTGCCGAAATGCCGACAAGTGAGCGCTGAACAGGGTTTTCATTCATCTGAGCAAAAAACATCACAGTATTTTTAAGCAAGTCGTTTTCGCGGAGCGTGTCCCATAGTTCGTGCCCTTCACGAATACGTTCCCCAATGCCCGCAAAGAACGAAAGACTTCCGTCGCTTTTTGCGGTATTGTTGATAAGCTCCATCGTGGTCACTGTTTTGCCCACGCCCGCACCACCGATAACGCCGATTTTACGCCCCTTGACGAACGGTGTCAGAAAGTCGATAACTTTTATACCAGTTTCAAGTATCTCGGGCTTTGCAACTGAAAAATTACTAGTACGTGGCGGCAACTTCATTATGTTTTTTCGCTTTGCTTCGTCGGGGCCAATTGCGGGCAGGCCGTCAAGCGGATCACCCAGTGCGTTCAAAATCCGACCGATTGTCGGTTTACCAAGCGGCACCTCTATGCCCCTGCCGGCTCGTTGAGCCGTATCACCCTTCAGCAGAGTACGATCTGTCCGCACATTCAAGCAAAAAGCTATACCCCCCACCTCTAAATGGTCGACGAGCAGTTCTGTTTTATTCTCATTGTCAGCGACAACAAGCTCGTTTATTTCCGGCGGGTCGGCATCGAACTGCACCCGTACAACAAGGTCTTTAATAGATACAATTATGCCAGACATGGGCTACCTCCTTCAGAGCAAGCATTCTTCAGCCCACCATTCATAATTTTCAAAATGTTGTCGTTGTTTAGGGGGCAAATAACGGCAACGTGTAAAAATTGGGGCTTGATATTTCTCTGTAAACTGAACGTTGAAACGTAAAAATGGTTCATGCTGCTGCTCCGGCTTTGCTTTTTTTCATACCGTTTATGATTTCCTTGAGACGCTCGT encodes:
- a CDS encoding F0F1 ATP synthase subunit beta; the encoded protein is MSGIIVSIKDLVVRVQFDADPPEINELVVADNENKTELLVDHLEVGGIAFCLNVRTDRTLLKGDTAQRAGRGIEVPLGKPTIGRILNALGDPLDGLPAIGPDEAKRKNIMKLPPRTSNFSVAKPEILETGIKVIDFLTPFVKGRKIGVIGGAGVGKTVTTMELINNTAKSDGSLSFFAGIGERIREGHELWDTLRENDLLKNTVMFFAQMNENPVQRSLVGISATAAAEYFRDDQHQDILFFADNMFRYIQARNELSTILDQVPNEGGYEPTVFSDVKVLQDRLSSNENGSITSVQTIYVPADDISDPAVQFIQHEMDSIIVLSRKVAEQGIRPAVDLSLSSSSLLTPEIVGERHYMLSVQVQGLLQKYESLKGIIAIIGENELSPADRADYAKAKKLIVNFSQNMNVMTKHNGIPGDFFTREETLKSIEEIIV